The window CGCGCGGCCGCGCTGACTTCGTCGCGCGCCGCTGCGGCGAGCGACGCGGTCTCAATCGCATCCGCCGCCACGGCCGTGCGCTGAAACGCGTTGTCGGCAGCGGTTTCGGGGTTGGGAAGGAAACCATGCGGCCGGATCATCACGACGGCGGCAGGGGCTTGAATCGAGAGCAGACTCATGTTCGGCAACGGATCAGCGGTAAAGGAAACGGCACGTCGGGACGGGCGCTCGATCTCAGCGATCGAATGCATACGATTCGGCGGGAGCGGGGGCCGCGCTCGATGTTCCCGACGCGCTGGGCGCGCCGATCAGCGCGAACAGGTTCTTCGGATCGGCGGCGGGCGGGATCAGCGCAATCTCGACGCCGGCCTGGTGCCCCAGCGCGAGCGCGTAGAGGTAGCGAAGCGCCGAATAATCCTCGAGCGCGAACCCGACCGAATCGAAAATCGTGACTTGCGTCGCGTTTTCGCGGCCGGCGGCCACGCCGCGCAGCACGCGCCACAGCTCGGTGACGGGGAAGTCAGCGGGAAGCTGCTGGATGTCGCCTTCGATGCGCGTCTGCGGCTCGTACTCGACGATCACGCGGCCCATGCGCAACACGTCCGCATGCAGCTCGGTCTTGCCCGGGCAATCGCCGCCGACCGCGTTCAGATGCATGCCGGGCTCGATCATGTCCGGCGTGAGGATGGTCGCGTAAGCCTTGTCCGCGGTGACGGTCGTGACGATGTCGGCGCCGCGCACGGCGTCGGCGGTCGAGGCTGCGCGCACGATCTTGAGCGCCGGATACGCCGACAGGTTGCGCACGAGCTTGTCGGTCGCGCGCGGGTCGACGTCGAACAGGCGGATTTCGTCGATGCCGAGCAGCGTGTGAAACGCGATCGCTTGGAACTCGCTTTGCGCGCCGTTGCCGATCAGCGCCATCTTGCGCGCCTCGGGGCGCGCGAGCGCCTTCGCGGCGAGCACGGACGTGGCCGCCGTGCGCAGCGCCGTGGTCAGCGTGAGTTCGGCGAGCAGCAGCGGATACCCCGTGCCGACTTCGGCGAGCGCGCCGAATGCCATCACGGTATGAATGCCGCGTTCTGCGTTGATCGGGTGGCCGTTGACGTATTTGAACGCGAACAGCTGCGAGTCG is drawn from Trinickia violacea and contains these coding sequences:
- a CDS encoding ornithine cyclodeaminase, coding for MTRFLDVPATSRLVARIGVPRFLGELVDTLRVDYLRWSDFDKSPRVACHSRDGVIELMPVADSQLFAFKYVNGHPINAERGIHTVMAFGALAEVGTGYPLLLAELTLTTALRTAATSVLAAKALARPEARKMALIGNGAQSEFQAIAFHTLLGIDEIRLFDVDPRATDKLVRNLSAYPALKIVRAASTADAVRGADIVTTVTADKAYATILTPDMIEPGMHLNAVGGDCPGKTELHADVLRMGRVIVEYEPQTRIEGDIQQLPADFPVTELWRVLRGVAAGRENATQVTIFDSVGFALEDYSALRYLYALALGHQAGVEIALIPPAADPKNLFALIGAPSASGTSSAAPAPAESYAFDR